In Acidobacteriota bacterium, one DNA window encodes the following:
- a CDS encoding pyridoxamine 5'-phosphate oxidase family protein, whose translation MIVRDLSDVECRRMLARKSLARLACARDGQPYLVPILCYFDPEGGCLYSIAAEGQKIAWMRENPKVCVELSEITDRFNWTTVLVFGRFEELSDRPQHEAARHRARALFEQREDWWFPAMQKPEPDVPASAVIYRIRIDEMTGRKGQRS comes from the coding sequence ATGATCGTTCGCGATCTGTCCGACGTCGAGTGCCGCCGGATGCTGGCCCGCAAGAGCCTCGCGCGGCTCGCCTGCGCGCGCGACGGCCAACCCTACCTCGTGCCGATCCTCTGCTACTTCGATCCCGAAGGCGGCTGTCTCTACAGCATCGCCGCCGAAGGGCAGAAGATCGCGTGGATGCGCGAGAACCCGAAAGTCTGCGTCGAGCTCAGCGAGATCACCGATCGCTTCAACTGGACGACCGTCCTGGTGTTCGGCCGGTTCGAGGAGCTGTCCGATCGACCCCAGCACGAGGCCGCGCGCCATCGCGCGCGCGCGCTGTTCGAGCAGCGCGAGGACTGGTGGTTTCCCGCCATGCAGAAGCCGGAGCCCGACGTGCCGGCTTCCGCGGTGATCTACCGCATCCGCATCGACGAGATGACGGGGCGCAAGGGACAACGAAGCTGA
- a CDS encoding HlyD family efflux transporter periplasmic adaptor subunit — translation MAGWLKNGRVWLGVLLVGGLLAVAMWPRAIPVEMTQATEGPLVVTLDEDGRTRVRDRFVLTAPVAGELLRVSLRPGDRVERGKTTLAVLRAAAPVPLDVRTRAEAEAAVRAAEAAVSRLTAERARAEAAVVPLADRVRRSLALATAGALASEVLEAQAAELRVAEEAVKAAEFAVAQAQQELNAARARLAVPPPGGSAREWVLVAPVSGTVLVRHHESQSVVPAGEPILEIGDVGRLEIVADLLSADAIKVRPGAAVVIDQWGGQGTLGGRVDRVEPSGFTKLSALGVEEQRVNVIIDFDRSSEQAKLIGDNYRVEVRIVIWQSESVLRVPPAALFRRGAEWAVFAVQDGVARERTVEIGERNADHAQVLDGLVEGDTVVIYPPDTLADGMTVVRR, via the coding sequence ATGGCCGGCTGGCTGAAGAACGGACGGGTGTGGTTGGGCGTGTTGCTCGTCGGCGGGCTGCTCGCCGTGGCGATGTGGCCGCGCGCGATTCCCGTCGAGATGACGCAGGCCACCGAAGGGCCGCTCGTCGTCACGCTCGACGAGGACGGCCGCACGCGCGTCCGCGATCGCTTCGTGCTGACCGCGCCGGTGGCCGGCGAGCTGCTCCGCGTCTCGCTGCGTCCCGGCGATCGCGTGGAGCGAGGGAAGACCACGCTCGCCGTGCTGCGCGCGGCGGCGCCGGTGCCGCTCGACGTGCGCACGCGCGCCGAGGCGGAGGCAGCCGTGCGCGCCGCCGAGGCAGCCGTGTCCCGTCTGACCGCGGAGCGTGCGCGGGCCGAGGCAGCGGTCGTGCCGCTCGCCGATCGCGTGCGCCGCAGCCTGGCGCTCGCCACGGCCGGCGCGCTGGCGTCCGAGGTGCTCGAGGCGCAGGCAGCGGAGCTGCGCGTCGCCGAGGAGGCCGTGAAGGCCGCCGAGTTCGCCGTCGCGCAGGCGCAGCAGGAGCTGAACGCGGCGCGTGCGCGGCTGGCCGTGCCGCCGCCGGGTGGCAGCGCACGCGAGTGGGTACTGGTCGCGCCTGTCAGCGGCACGGTGCTCGTGCGCCATCACGAGAGCCAGAGCGTCGTTCCGGCCGGCGAGCCCATCCTGGAGATCGGCGACGTCGGCCGTCTCGAGATCGTGGCGGACCTGCTCTCCGCGGATGCCATCAAAGTGCGGCCCGGTGCGGCAGTCGTCATCGATCAGTGGGGCGGCCAGGGGACGCTCGGCGGCCGCGTCGACCGCGTCGAGCCGTCGGGGTTCACGAAGCTGTCGGCGCTCGGCGTCGAGGAGCAGCGCGTGAACGTGATCATCGACTTCGACCGGAGCAGCGAGCAGGCGAAGCTCATCGGCGACAACTACCGCGTCGAGGTCCGCATCGTCATCTGGCAATCCGAGTCGGTGCTGCGCGTGCCTCCGGCCGCGCTCTTCCGCCGCGGCGCCGAGTGGGCGGTGTTCGCCGTGCAGGACGGCGTGGCGCGGGAACGCACCGTCGAGATCGGCGAACGCAACGCCGATCACGCGCAGGTGCTGGATGGCCTCGTCGAGGGCGACACCGTCGTCATCTACCCGCCCGACACGCTTGCCGACGGGATGACGGTCGTGCGCCGATGA
- a CDS encoding ThuA domain-containing protein, with product MRFRILGAALLLVCASVPLTLSAQAPAGAARGQGPAAPAGPKKIVIVTGENSFNGHVWKETSAELKRLLDAGGKFAPAVVEADPNFIASDTFLTYDVAVFDFRNAKPLPQEEKAEANLLQFLRQGKGLVTIHWANGAFPYWPEYLNIVGLAQQSVHDRRGPFKVKIANPNHPITKDMQDFDTDDELYWDHAAGNRTRVTLVVSTSNIHFQDFTMAHTQQYLQGRVFNTSLGHDVKALQFPGTAELIRRGAAWVGKVLQ from the coding sequence ATGCGATTCCGAATTCTCGGCGCGGCGCTGCTGTTGGTGTGCGCGAGCGTTCCGCTCACGCTGTCCGCGCAGGCTCCGGCCGGTGCCGCGCGCGGACAGGGGCCAGCGGCTCCCGCCGGTCCCAAGAAGATCGTCATCGTCACCGGCGAGAACTCGTTCAACGGCCACGTCTGGAAGGAGACGTCCGCCGAGCTGAAGAGGCTTCTCGATGCCGGCGGGAAGTTCGCGCCGGCCGTCGTCGAGGCCGATCCCAACTTCATCGCCAGCGACACGTTCCTCACGTACGACGTCGCCGTGTTCGACTTCCGGAACGCCAAGCCGCTGCCGCAGGAAGAGAAGGCCGAAGCGAACCTGCTGCAGTTCCTGCGGCAGGGCAAGGGGCTCGTCACGATCCACTGGGCGAACGGCGCGTTTCCCTACTGGCCCGAGTACCTGAACATCGTCGGGCTCGCGCAGCAGAGCGTGCACGATCGGCGCGGCCCGTTCAAAGTGAAGATCGCCAATCCGAACCATCCGATCACGAAGGACATGCAGGACTTCGATACCGATGATGAGCTGTACTGGGATCACGCGGCGGGCAACCGCACGCGCGTGACGCTCGTCGTCTCGACGTCGAACATCCACTTCCAGGACTTCACGATGGCGCACACGCAGCAGTACCTCCAAGGCCGCGTGTTCAACACGAGCCTCGGCCACGACGTGAAGGCGCTGCAGTTTCCCGGTACGGCCGAGCTGATCCGGCGCGGCGCGGCCTGGGTCGGGAAAGTCTTGCAGTAG
- a CDS encoding PIG-L family deacetylase, with translation MNLPVLVAAGLATALGLNALAQQQPASSRPQTLVAVFAHPDDETMAGPLLAHYGRQAGTAVHLVIVTNGEKGVMPHAGIPAGDELAKVRIEEAECAASALGAHRPMLLGFPDGGLTQAQALATIAGQLETALRDLAPDAIVTWGPDGGYGHADHRIVSALVTQIVQTGAATPNLYYAELPKSGLNPEFLASLRFPAPFRPVDDGFLNVRVPYTAEDLAVARRALGCHASQFTAQTMDTLMSLTQRVNNGVQYLRAWNGGPARSDLFGR, from the coding sequence ATGAACCTGCCCGTCCTTGTCGCCGCCGGCCTCGCCACAGCTCTTGGTCTCAACGCGCTCGCCCAGCAACAGCCCGCCTCCTCCCGTCCGCAGACGCTCGTGGCCGTCTTCGCGCATCCAGACGACGAGACGATGGCCGGCCCGCTGCTCGCGCACTACGGCCGGCAGGCCGGAACGGCCGTGCACCTCGTGATCGTCACGAACGGCGAGAAGGGCGTCATGCCGCACGCGGGCATTCCGGCCGGCGACGAGCTCGCCAAGGTGCGCATCGAAGAGGCGGAGTGCGCCGCGTCGGCGCTGGGAGCGCATCGGCCGATGCTGCTCGGGTTTCCGGACGGCGGCCTCACGCAGGCGCAGGCGCTCGCAACGATCGCCGGCCAGCTCGAGACGGCGCTCCGCGACCTCGCACCCGATGCCATCGTGACGTGGGGGCCCGACGGCGGGTACGGTCACGCCGATCACCGGATCGTCAGCGCCCTCGTCACGCAGATCGTGCAGACGGGCGCCGCGACGCCGAATCTGTACTACGCCGAGCTGCCGAAGAGCGGCCTGAACCCGGAGTTCCTGGCGTCGCTGCGGTTTCCCGCGCCCTTCAGGCCGGTCGACGATGGCTTCCTGAACGTGCGCGTGCCGTACACGGCCGAAGATCTGGCCGTGGCGCGCAGGGCGCTCGGCTGTCACGCGTCGCAGTTCACGGCGCAGACGATGGACACGCTGATGTCGCTGACGCAGCGAGTGAACAACGGCGTGCAGTACTTGCGCGCCTGGAACGGTGGCCCGGCCCGAAGCGATCTCTTCGGCCGGTAG
- a CDS encoding SMP-30/gluconolactonase/LRE family protein, which produces MRRHRSLLLVLPILPIISIVGGLVGAAAATIQTPAGVQWVDEAQASKLLAKNAAVRKLGGGLQFIEGPVWVAEPAGGYLVFSDIPANELKRWDAAGGVRTFRAPSGNTNGNTLDREGRLLHAEHSGRIARTERDGRIVTVLDAVDGRKLSSPNDVVVKSDGTIWFTDPTYGLAPRKQETAGNFVYRFDPATSRATAVVRDADQPNGLAFSPKEDVLYVADSGKPRSIRAFAVRPDGTLDQGRVLASITPGSPDGIRCDELGNVWTSSGDGVQVFSPNGVLIARVLLPESAANLAFGGPDGRTLFMTARTSLYAIDTLVRGAARPR; this is translated from the coding sequence ATGAGACGCCATCGCTCGCTCCTGCTCGTCCTTCCCATCCTTCCCATCATCTCCATCGTCGGCGGTCTTGTCGGCGCCGCCGCGGCGACGATCCAGACGCCGGCCGGCGTGCAGTGGGTCGACGAGGCACAGGCGTCGAAGCTGCTCGCGAAGAATGCGGCGGTCCGCAAGCTCGGTGGCGGGCTGCAGTTCATCGAAGGACCGGTGTGGGTCGCCGAACCTGCCGGCGGGTACCTCGTGTTCAGCGACATCCCGGCGAACGAGCTGAAGCGCTGGGACGCGGCCGGCGGCGTCCGCACGTTCCGCGCGCCGAGCGGCAACACGAACGGCAACACGCTCGATCGCGAAGGCCGCCTGCTCCATGCCGAGCACAGCGGCCGCATCGCGCGCACGGAGAGGGACGGGCGGATCGTGACGGTGCTCGACGCCGTGGACGGCCGCAAGCTGAGCTCGCCCAACGACGTCGTCGTCAAGTCCGACGGCACGATCTGGTTCACGGATCCGACGTACGGCCTCGCGCCGCGCAAGCAGGAGACGGCGGGCAACTTCGTCTACCGGTTCGACCCGGCGACGTCGCGCGCGACGGCAGTCGTCAGGGACGCCGACCAGCCGAACGGGCTGGCGTTCTCGCCGAAGGAGGACGTCCTCTACGTCGCCGACTCCGGCAAGCCTCGGAGCATCCGCGCCTTCGCCGTGCGCCCTGACGGCACGCTCGATCAAGGCCGCGTGCTGGCGTCCATCACGCCGGGCAGTCCGGACGGCATCCGCTGCGATGAGCTGGGCAACGTCTGGACGAGCTCCGGCGACGGCGTGCAGGTCTTCTCACCGAACGGCGTCCTCATCGCGCGCGTGCTGCTGCCAGAAAGCGCGGCCAACCTCGCCTTCGGCGGCCCGGACGGGCGCACGCTCTTCATGACGGCGCGGACGTCGTTGTACGCGATCGACACGCTGGTGCGAGGCGCGGCACGGCCGAGGTAA
- the glgP gene encoding alpha-glucan family phosphorylase yields MSAYPPAAVRPLPEPLARLAVHALDLHWSWNHAGDELWKQLDSVLWERTRNPWLLLQYVSQARLERLADDDEFLGLLEALDESHARYHAAPPWRPPGAASVPRVAYFSMEFGLDEALPLYAGGLGVLAGDFLKTASDLGLPVVGVGILWQQGYFRQLIDAAGSQTELYPFNDPASLPVQPVIGADGARLRVELSLPGRVLRLRAWQVVVGRTMLYLLDSNDPLNAAPDRGLTGTLYGGGPEIRLMQEIVLGIGGWRLLEAVGALPEICHLNEGHAAFVVVERARGYMERHGVRFHEALWATRAGNVFTTHTAVPAGFDTFSIADFDRQRLYFEQYVRRLGVPWADVLSLGRQHPADDREPFNMAWLAVRGCAWVNAVSRLHGAVSRRLFAGLFPRRPEPEVPIGYITNGVHMPSWDSPWTDALWTSASGKARWRGDVSALTSDMARMPNEDLWKVRNAERQDLVRYARERLARKLARHDETAAAVEAADRVLRPDVLTIGFARRFASYKRPNLLLHDPDRLLRLLVRSGMPVQLIVAGKAHPRDVQAKALVEQWVRFAARPSARASVVFLEDYDMRLAMELVQGVDVWVNTPRRPWEACGTSGMKVLVNGGLNLSSLDGWWAEAFAPEVGWAVGVGPAPNDEEADRRDADALYRMLEADIVPCFYDRDTAGLPRRWLARMRASMATLTPRFSSVRMLQEYVTGAYVPGARELAERTADGTRLGIDLARWARRLAEHWSAIRFGPVTSHTDAGALTVSVPIFLGAIAPDDVRVELYADPAGESPGAVCEMMRVAGAVPDDEAQHYSVTVRTSRPERDFTPRVVPFHPAAELPLELPLIAWAK; encoded by the coding sequence GTGTCCGCGTACCCGCCCGCCGCGGTCCGCCCGCTGCCGGAGCCGCTCGCGCGTCTGGCCGTGCACGCGCTCGACCTGCACTGGTCCTGGAACCATGCCGGTGACGAGCTCTGGAAACAACTCGACAGCGTTTTGTGGGAGCGGACGCGCAACCCCTGGCTGCTCCTCCAGTACGTCTCGCAGGCGCGGCTCGAGCGCCTTGCCGACGACGACGAGTTCCTGGGGTTGCTCGAGGCGCTCGACGAATCGCACGCGCGCTATCACGCGGCGCCGCCCTGGCGTCCGCCCGGCGCCGCGTCGGTGCCGCGCGTCGCGTACTTCAGCATGGAGTTCGGGCTCGACGAGGCCCTGCCGTTGTACGCCGGCGGGCTCGGCGTGCTCGCCGGCGACTTCCTGAAGACGGCGAGCGATCTCGGCCTGCCGGTCGTCGGCGTCGGCATCCTCTGGCAGCAGGGCTACTTCAGGCAGCTCATCGATGCGGCCGGCAGCCAGACCGAGCTCTATCCGTTCAACGATCCGGCGAGCCTGCCGGTGCAGCCGGTGATCGGCGCCGACGGCGCGCGCCTCCGCGTGGAGCTGAGCCTGCCCGGCCGCGTGCTCCGGCTGCGCGCATGGCAGGTCGTCGTCGGCCGGACGATGCTGTACCTGTTGGACAGCAACGATCCGCTCAACGCCGCGCCGGATCGCGGGTTGACCGGGACGCTGTACGGCGGCGGGCCCGAGATCCGCCTGATGCAGGAGATCGTGCTGGGCATTGGCGGATGGCGGCTGCTCGAAGCGGTCGGGGCGCTGCCGGAGATTTGCCATCTCAACGAAGGCCACGCCGCGTTCGTCGTCGTCGAGCGCGCGCGTGGCTACATGGAGCGGCACGGCGTCCGTTTTCACGAGGCGCTGTGGGCGACGCGCGCCGGCAACGTCTTCACCACGCATACCGCGGTGCCGGCGGGATTCGACACGTTCTCGATCGCCGACTTCGATCGGCAGCGGCTGTACTTTGAGCAGTACGTGCGGCGGCTCGGCGTGCCGTGGGCCGACGTCCTGTCGCTCGGGCGGCAGCATCCGGCCGACGATCGCGAGCCGTTCAACATGGCGTGGCTGGCCGTGCGCGGCTGCGCGTGGGTCAACGCGGTGAGCCGCCTTCACGGGGCGGTGAGCCGCCGGCTGTTCGCGGGCCTGTTCCCGCGGCGACCCGAGCCGGAAGTGCCGATCGGCTACATCACCAACGGCGTGCACATGCCGTCGTGGGATTCGCCGTGGACCGATGCGCTGTGGACGTCGGCCTCGGGCAAGGCGCGCTGGCGGGGCGACGTGTCGGCGCTCACGTCCGACATGGCGCGTATGCCCAACGAGGATCTGTGGAAGGTGCGCAACGCCGAGCGTCAGGATCTCGTGCGCTATGCGCGCGAGCGTCTCGCGCGGAAGCTCGCGCGGCACGACGAGACGGCCGCCGCCGTCGAGGCCGCGGATCGCGTGCTGCGGCCCGACGTGCTGACGATCGGATTCGCCCGGCGGTTCGCCAGCTACAAGCGCCCCAACCTGCTCCTGCACGATCCCGATCGGCTGCTGCGGCTCCTCGTGCGGTCCGGCATGCCGGTGCAGTTGATCGTCGCGGGCAAGGCGCATCCGCGGGACGTGCAGGCGAAGGCGCTCGTGGAGCAGTGGGTGCGGTTCGCCGCGAGGCCGTCCGCGCGCGCCTCGGTCGTCTTCCTCGAGGACTACGACATGCGGCTCGCGATGGAGCTCGTCCAGGGCGTCGACGTCTGGGTGAACACGCCACGGCGGCCGTGGGAAGCGTGCGGCACGAGCGGCATGAAGGTGCTGGTCAACGGCGGCTTGAATCTCTCGTCGCTCGACGGCTGGTGGGCGGAAGCCTTCGCACCGGAGGTGGGATGGGCCGTGGGCGTTGGTCCCGCACCGAACGACGAGGAGGCGGATCGGCGCGATGCGGACGCGCTCTACCGGATGCTCGAGGCAGACATCGTGCCGTGTTTCTACGATCGCGACACGGCCGGGCTGCCGCGTCGCTGGCTCGCGCGGATGCGTGCCAGCATGGCCACGCTCACGCCCCGGTTCAGCAGCGTGCGCATGCTGCAGGAGTACGTGACGGGCGCCTACGTGCCGGGCGCACGCGAGCTCGCCGAACGCACGGCCGACGGCACGCGGCTCGGCATCGATCTGGCGCGCTGGGCGCGCCGCCTCGCCGAGCACTGGTCAGCCATCCGGTTCGGTCCGGTGACGAGCCACACGGACGCCGGCGCGCTCACCGTGTCGGTGCCGATCTTCCTCGGCGCGATCGCGCCCGACGACGTGCGGGTGGAGCTGTACGCGGATCCGGCAGGCGAGTCCCCCGGCGCCGTCTGCGAGATGATGCGCGTCGCGGGAGCCGTGCCGGACGACGAGGCGCAGCATTACAGCGTCACGGTTCGCACGTCGCGCCCCGAGCGGGACTTCACGCCGCGCGTCGTGCCGTTTCACCCGGCCGCCGAGTTGCCGCTCGAGCTCCCGTTGATCGCCTGGGCGAAATGA
- a CDS encoding ABC transporter ATP-binding protein encodes MGEVDVPALRDVDLRLDEGQLVVLLGPSGSGKSTLLNILGGLDTATSGTVCYRGQDLTTADEARLTAYRRDHVGFVFQFYNLIPSLTARENVALVTEIVAHPMRPEEALALVHLENRLDHFPAQLSGGEQQRVAIARAIAKRPAALLCDEPTGALDLSTGIVVLEAIARVNAELGTTTVLITHNVSIANMADVVIRLADGRVASVERPARKCAPSDLSW; translated from the coding sequence ATGGGCGAGGTCGACGTCCCGGCGCTCCGGGACGTCGACCTCCGCCTCGACGAGGGGCAGCTCGTCGTCCTGCTCGGCCCCTCCGGATCGGGCAAATCCACGCTGCTCAACATCCTCGGCGGGCTCGACACCGCCACGTCCGGCACGGTGTGCTATCGGGGCCAGGATCTGACGACGGCCGACGAAGCGCGTCTGACGGCGTATCGCCGCGATCACGTCGGCTTCGTGTTCCAGTTCTACAACCTCATCCCGAGCCTCACCGCGCGCGAGAACGTGGCGCTCGTCACCGAGATCGTCGCGCATCCGATGCGGCCGGAAGAGGCGCTCGCGCTCGTGCACCTGGAGAACCGGCTCGATCACTTTCCTGCGCAGCTCTCTGGCGGTGAGCAGCAGCGGGTGGCGATCGCCAGAGCCATCGCGAAGCGTCCGGCCGCGCTGCTCTGCGACGAGCCGACCGGCGCGCTCGACCTGTCGACCGGCATCGTCGTGCTGGAGGCCATTGCCCGCGTCAACGCCGAGCTCGGCACGACGACGGTGCTGATCACGCACAACGTGTCGATCGCCAACATGGCCGACGTGGTGATCCGCCTGGCGGACGGCCGCGTCGCGTCCGTCGAGCGGCCCGCGCGCAAGTGCGCGCCGAGCGATCTGTCATGGTGA
- a CDS encoding D-hexose-6-phosphate mutarotase — protein MTSSPFAKVVPGRGGLPRVVVDSPVASGEMYLHGGQVTSWAPAASGEVLFVSEQARWEDGRAIRGGIPICFPWFGAHATDAAAPSHGFVRTSAWQLEDIASDAGGVTVTMATGSTAETKRRWPADFRLVARAVFGSIFTLDLTVTNTGAAPCRFEEALHTYYRVGRIDAVRVRGLDRLTYLDALDAGRRKPQPGDVVFDSEVDRIYLDAHGDVDIVDDALGRDLRVRASDSRTTVVWNPWIEKARRLADLGDAEWRQFVCVETCNVAPFPVELSPGRQHTMRLVIEADPRRGMPLG, from the coding sequence GTGACGTCGAGCCCTTTCGCCAAGGTCGTGCCCGGTCGCGGCGGCCTCCCCCGGGTCGTCGTGGATTCGCCGGTCGCCTCGGGCGAGATGTACCTGCATGGCGGTCAGGTGACGTCGTGGGCGCCCGCGGCCTCCGGCGAGGTGCTCTTCGTGAGCGAACAGGCCCGTTGGGAAGACGGGCGCGCAATTCGCGGGGGCATTCCGATCTGCTTCCCCTGGTTCGGCGCGCACGCGACCGATGCGGCGGCGCCATCGCACGGCTTCGTTCGCACGAGCGCCTGGCAGCTCGAAGACATCGCCAGCGACGCGGGCGGCGTCACGGTGACGATGGCCACCGGGAGCACGGCCGAGACGAAGCGCCGGTGGCCGGCTGATTTTCGGCTGGTGGCACGCGCGGTCTTCGGCTCGATCTTCACGCTGGACCTCACCGTGACCAACACGGGGGCGGCGCCGTGTCGCTTCGAGGAAGCGCTGCACACCTACTACCGCGTGGGCCGGATTGACGCGGTCAGGGTTCGTGGTCTCGATCGGTTGACGTATCTCGATGCGCTCGATGCCGGCCGGCGCAAGCCGCAGCCTGGCGACGTCGTCTTCGACTCGGAGGTGGATCGGATCTACCTGGACGCTCACGGCGACGTCGACATCGTCGACGACGCGCTCGGCCGTGACCTTCGTGTCCGCGCCTCGGATTCGCGGACGACGGTCGTCTGGAACCCGTGGATCGAGAAGGCGCGACGGCTGGCCGACCTTGGCGACGCGGAGTGGCGGCAGTTCGTCTGCGTCGAGACGTGCAACGTGGCGCCGTTTCCCGTCGAGCTCTCTCCGGGTCGTCAGCACACGATGCGCCTCGTGATCGAAGCTGATCCCCGTCGGGGCATGCCTCTCGGCTGA
- a CDS encoding ABC transporter permease yields MVSARWRLSSLNRKLLRDLWAMWGQALAIGLVVAAGVAMYVAYLSNFESLERTRDSYYAEQRFADVFGAVHRAPDRLRDRMQALPGVTEIETRVVADVVIDVPGLDEPATGRLISIPTSGQPALNRLYLRGGRWISPGHADEVIASEAFVLAHGFHPGDRVGAVINGRRRELTIVGLALSPEYVYSIRPGDIVPDARRFGVFWMSREALAAAFQMEASFNDVLLRLSKDSVPQEVVAGLDRLLEPYGARGAVLRATQMSNWALENELNQLRSFGFFVPFVFLLVAAFVLDIALTRALSLQRPVLAALKALGFTNRELAWHYLKWAMAIAGAGGAAGVALGAWMGSAMIGLYNLYFKFPELAFGLSPSVVLTAVGIALASALVGAITAVRRAVRIPPAEAMRPEQPARFRHSELERLWGFAGAGTAMRMIVRNLTRHPTRALTTIVGIGFAAAILQVGFSLTDAMDALMTTQFSVAERQHTAVTFTEPVSAEAVHALTRLPGVLDVEPVRIVPARLRSGPRVRTLAITGLPAAPDLRRPLDRDEHVVEPAPGGLVLSAVLARVLDVTPGDRVTVEVLEGRQPTYELPVARLVDDIFGISAYMEIGELHRLIGEDALLSGASMLVDTAREADLSGAFKALPAVAGVAWKHVVLDNFRKAMAENMGVMLTFNIGFACVIAFGVVYNAARVSLSERSRELASLRVLGFTRAEISAILLGELAILTVAALPAGALIGHGLTTWLVSTFESEIYRFPVTLSARVVAWSSLTVIAASLVSALLVRRRLDRLDLIGVLKLRE; encoded by the coding sequence ATGGTGAGCGCGCGCTGGCGGCTCTCGTCGCTCAACCGCAAGCTGCTCCGCGATCTGTGGGCGATGTGGGGGCAGGCGCTCGCCATCGGCCTCGTCGTCGCGGCCGGCGTTGCGATGTACGTGGCGTACCTGTCGAACTTCGAGTCGCTCGAGCGCACGCGCGATTCCTACTACGCCGAGCAGCGGTTCGCCGACGTCTTCGGCGCGGTCCATCGCGCGCCGGATCGGCTGCGCGATCGGATGCAGGCGCTGCCGGGAGTCACGGAGATCGAGACGCGCGTCGTCGCGGACGTCGTCATCGACGTTCCGGGCCTCGACGAGCCCGCGACCGGCCGTCTGATCTCGATCCCCACCTCCGGGCAGCCCGCGCTCAACCGGCTGTACCTGCGCGGCGGACGCTGGATCTCGCCAGGGCACGCCGACGAGGTGATCGCGAGCGAAGCTTTCGTGCTCGCGCACGGGTTCCATCCCGGCGATCGGGTCGGCGCCGTGATCAACGGCCGCCGGCGCGAGCTGACGATCGTCGGCCTCGCGTTGTCGCCGGAGTACGTCTACAGCATCAGGCCGGGCGACATCGTCCCCGACGCGCGGCGCTTCGGCGTGTTCTGGATGTCGCGAGAGGCGCTCGCCGCCGCATTCCAGATGGAAGCGAGCTTCAACGACGTCCTGCTGAGGCTGTCGAAGGACAGCGTGCCGCAGGAGGTCGTCGCCGGGCTCGACCGGCTGCTCGAGCCCTACGGGGCGCGCGGCGCGGTGCTCCGCGCCACGCAGATGTCCAACTGGGCGCTCGAGAACGAGCTGAACCAACTGCGGAGCTTCGGGTTCTTCGTGCCGTTCGTGTTCCTGCTCGTCGCGGCGTTCGTCCTCGACATCGCGCTCACGCGCGCGCTGTCGCTGCAGCGGCCGGTGCTGGCGGCGCTCAAGGCGCTCGGCTTCACGAACCGCGAGCTGGCCTGGCACTACCTCAAGTGGGCGATGGCGATCGCCGGTGCCGGCGGGGCCGCCGGCGTCGCGCTCGGCGCGTGGATGGGCTCGGCGATGATCGGGCTCTACAACCTCTACTTCAAGTTCCCCGAGCTGGCCTTCGGGCTCTCGCCGAGCGTCGTGCTCACCGCCGTCGGCATCGCGCTCGCCTCGGCGCTCGTCGGCGCCATCACGGCCGTGCGGCGGGCCGTTCGCATCCCGCCAGCCGAGGCCATGCGGCCCGAGCAGCCGGCGCGGTTCCGTCACAGCGAGCTCGAACGCCTCTGGGGATTCGCCGGCGCCGGCACGGCCATGCGCATGATCGTGCGCAACCTGACGCGGCATCCCACTCGCGCGCTGACGACGATCGTCGGCATCGGATTCGCCGCCGCGATCCTGCAGGTCGGGTTCAGCTTGACGGACGCGATGGACGCGCTGATGACGACGCAGTTCAGCGTGGCCGAGCGGCAGCACACGGCCGTGACCTTCACCGAGCCGGTGTCGGCCGAGGCCGTGCATGCGCTGACGCGGCTGCCCGGCGTCCTCGACGTCGAGCCGGTGCGCATCGTGCCGGCGCGCCTGCGATCCGGCCCGCGGGTGCGAACGCTCGCCATCACCGGTCTGCCGGCCGCGCCGGACCTGCGGCGCCCGCTCGATCGGGACGAGCACGTGGTGGAGCCTGCGCCTGGCGGGCTGGTGCTGTCGGCGGTGCTCGCGCGCGTGCTCGACGTCACGCCCGGCGACCGCGTGACGGTGGAGGTGCTCGAGGGCCGGCAGCCGACCTACGAGCTGCCGGTCGCGCGTCTGGTGGACGACATCTTCGGCATCTCCGCCTACATGGAGATCGGCGAGCTGCACCGGCTGATCGGCGAAGACGCGCTGCTGTCGGGCGCGTCGATGCTCGTCGACACTGCGAGGGAGGCCGACCTCTCCGGCGCGTTCAAGGCGCTGCCCGCCGTGGCCGGCGTGGCCTGGAAGCACGTCGTGCTCGACAACTTCCGCAAGGCGATGGCCGAGAACATGGGCGTCATGCTCACGTTCAACATCGGGTTCGCGTGCGTGATCGCGTTCGGCGTCGTCTACAACGCCGCGCGCGTGTCGCTGTCCGAGCGCAGCCGCGAGCTGGCGAGCCTGCGCGTGCTCGGCTTCACCCGTGCCGAGATCTCGGCGATCCTGCTCGGCGAGCTGGCGATCCTCACCGTGGCCGCCCTGCCGGCTGGCGCGTTGATCGGCCACGGGCTGACCACCTGGCTCGTCTCGACGTTCGAGAGCGAGATTTACCGGTTTCCGGTGACGCTGAGCGCGAGGGTCGTCGCGTGGTCGTCGCTGACCGTCATCGCGGCGTCGCTCGTCTCGGCGTTGCTCGTGCGGCGGCGGCTGGACCGGCTCGATCTCATCGGCGTCCTCAAGCTGCGGGAGTGA